Part of the Halobaculum halobium genome, GACGGCGTGGTTCACCACGCCCAGTTCCTCGGCGCGCTCGGCGCTCAACAGCTCGCCGGTGTACACGAGCTCCTTTGCGACGTTCTCGCCGACCAGCCGCGGGAGGAGATAGGAGGTCCCGGAGTCGACCGCGAGACCGACCTCTCGGAAGCCGAATCCGATCTGTGCGTCCTCGTGGAGCGCCGTCACGTCGCAGGCGATCGCGAGGTTCGCGCCGGCGCCGAAGGCGGCGCCGTCGACTTTGGCGACCGTCGGGAACTCGCACTCGTACACCCGCTTCACGCAGCGACCGATATCCTGGATCACGTGGCGGACGGCGTGGTCGGTCGGTTCGTCCGACTCCTGCCGCTCTTGCATCGAGTCGATGTCGCCGCCGGCGCAGAACGCGGGACCCTTGCCTTCGACGACGACGCAGCGCGCGTCGCCGCCCTCCAGGTCGTCGAGCGCCGCCTCGATCCCCTCGGTCATCGCGACCGACAGGGCGTTCCGTCGGTCCGGGTCGTTCAGCCGGATCGTCGCGACGCCGTCGTCGTCGCGTTCGAGCCGCACGATTCCCTCCGAGAACGTCGTCGTCTCAGCCATATTCGGGGCGACGGGGCCCCGGGGTTTGGTCGTTTCCCCGCCGCGTCGCCGACGTCGACGCGACCAACTGCGCGTCGCCCGTCCGTTATTCGCCGCGGAGCTCGAACTTCTGGACCTTCCCGGTCGTCGTCCGGGGCAGTTCCTCGACGAACTCCACTTCGCGGGGGTGTTTGTACTCCGCGAGGTTGTCGAGGCAGAACTGCCTGATCTCGTCGGGCGTCACGTCCGCGCCCGGCTTGGGGACGATGAACGCCTTCACCGTCTCGCCGCGACGGTCGTCCGGGATGCCGACGATGGCCGCGTCCGCGACCGCCTCGTGCTCGAAGAGCAACTCCTCGACCTCCCGCGGGTAGACGTTGTACCCGGCGGTGTTGATCATGTGCTTCTCGCGGTCGACGATGTAGAAGTAGCCGTCAGCGTCGTGGTAGCCGATGTCGCCGGTGTGGAACCATCGCTTCCCGTCGCGCTCGGTGAACACCTCCTCGTTCGCCTCTGGGCGGTTGTGGTACCCCTGCATCACGTTCGGGCCGCTGACGACGACCTCACCGGTCACGTCGTCGAGGGCTACCTCCTCCTCGTCGACCGGTCCCTCGTCGACCGGATCGATCTCCTCGAACTCGTCATCGACGACCATCGAGGAGACGCCGGGAAGTGTCTTCCCGATGGAGCCGACGCGGCGGCCCTTCTCGGGCGTGTTGAAGTGCGTCACCGG contains:
- a CDS encoding enoyl-CoA hydratase/isomerase family protein — its product is MAETTTFSEGIVRLERDDDGVATIRLNDPDRRNALSVAMTEGIEAALDDLEGGDARCVVVEGKGPAFCAGGDIDSMQERQESDEPTDHAVRHVIQDIGRCVKRVYECEFPTVAKVDGAAFGAGANLAIACDVTALHEDAQIGFGFREVGLAVDSGTSYLLPRLVGENVAKELVYTGELLSAERAEELGVVNHAVGDDEFEARFSMLVDRIASGPTVALRTSKRLLRSEFATLGEAIEHEAGAQAAVLESEDHAEGVDAFTEKRQPEFEGR